A region of Allocoleopsis franciscana PCC 7113 DNA encodes the following proteins:
- a CDS encoding Asr1405/Asl0597 family protein — translation MNRSGSKIETKQDIEISWGDRWQVYRRLQELAIPCECGTNQPLRYQLNDVTAAIQLWSVVRQLTVPRRELACWLERCWQIRN, via the coding sequence ATGAATCGATCGGGTTCCAAAATAGAGACCAAGCAAGACATTGAGATTAGCTGGGGCGATCGCTGGCAAGTGTACAGGCGCTTACAAGAGTTAGCGATTCCCTGTGAATGTGGCACTAACCAGCCTTTGCGCTATCAACTCAACGATGTTACAGCAGCCATTCAACTCTGGAGTGTGGTCAGGCAGCTAACCGTTCCACGCCGGGAACTCGCCTGTTGGCTGGAACGCTGCTGGCAAATTCGGAACTAA